From the Xenorhabdus ishibashii genome, one window contains:
- a CDS encoding cobalt-precorrin-4 methyltransferase, whose protein sequence is MPNDSEHRNNTRFETEKVWFVGAGPGDKSLITLKGYQLLQQAQVVIYAGSLINRELLDYCRIDVECHDSAGLTLSEITELMVNGVKAGKLVVRLQTGDLSLFGSLREQTEELANHAIGFVSVPGVSSFLGAAAQLGVEYTVPEVAQSLIITRMEGKTPMPPRETLEGFAAHQTSMAIFLSVQNMTEVVDRLIQGGYGQETPVAVVYKATWPDCQIVRGTLATITNQIRRAGIRKTALILVGAFLGEEYHYSKLYDAGFSHEYRSA, encoded by the coding sequence ATGCCTAACGATTCTGAACACAGGAATAACACCCGTTTTGAGACTGAAAAAGTCTGGTTTGTTGGTGCGGGGCCAGGGGATAAGAGCCTGATTACTCTGAAAGGCTATCAATTGTTGCAGCAGGCTCAAGTGGTGATTTATGCCGGTTCGTTGATTAATCGGGAGTTACTGGATTATTGCCGTATAGATGTCGAATGCCATGACAGCGCGGGATTGACGTTATCGGAAATCACGGAATTGATGGTGAACGGCGTGAAAGCGGGTAAGTTGGTGGTTCGTCTGCAAACGGGAGATTTATCACTGTTTGGCTCCCTGCGTGAACAAACGGAAGAATTGGCAAATCACGCCATTGGTTTTGTCTCGGTGCCTGGGGTGAGTTCGTTTCTTGGCGCTGCGGCACAATTGGGCGTGGAGTATACCGTACCCGAAGTCGCGCAAAGTTTGATTATCACCCGTATGGAAGGCAAAACGCCAATGCCGCCACGGGAAACACTAGAAGGCTTCGCCGCTCACCAAACATCGATGGCCATCTTCCTTTCAGTGCAGAACATGACAGAGGTTGTGGATCGGTTAATTCAGGGAGGATATGGGCAGGAAACCCCTGTTGCCGTGGTGTACAAGGCAACCTGGCCGGATTGCCAGATTGTGCGGGGGACATTGGCGACGATTACTAACCAAATACGCCGCGCCGGTATTCGTAAAACGGCCTTAATTCTGGTAGGTGCCTTCCTTGGAGAAGAGTACCACTATTCGAAACTGTACGATGCGGGGTTCAGCCATGAATACCGTAGCGCCTGA
- a CDS encoding decarboxylating cobalt-precorrin-6B (C(15))-methyltransferase, protein MKDELFLRGHRIPMTKEAVRALVLERLELEKARRFIDVGAGTGSVSIEAALRYSALDILAIERKEDALLLLAENVQHFGCHKVLIQAGIAPIPLDSTADAIFIGGTGGHLTAIIDWALLHLNSGGRLVMTFILLENFTQALSHLKSCRVTALDGREIQVGELTALGQGHYFKPNNPTYLLSCRKEAEQKEQDNA, encoded by the coding sequence ATGAAAGATGAACTGTTTTTGCGCGGTCATCGCATTCCAATGACCAAAGAAGCGGTAAGGGCACTGGTGTTGGAACGGTTGGAACTGGAAAAAGCCCGCCGTTTTATCGATGTTGGTGCTGGAACGGGCAGCGTCAGTATTGAAGCGGCATTGCGCTATTCCGCATTGGATATTCTTGCCATTGAACGTAAAGAAGATGCTTTGTTACTGCTTGCTGAAAATGTTCAACATTTTGGCTGCCATAAGGTGCTCATTCAGGCTGGTATTGCCCCTATACCCTTAGACAGTACTGCGGATGCTATTTTCATTGGCGGAACCGGTGGACATCTGACAGCAATCATTGATTGGGCATTGTTGCACCTGAATTCAGGTGGACGACTGGTGATGACGTTTATCCTGCTGGAAAACTTCACGCAAGCATTATCGCACCTGAAATCCTGTCGGGTGACCGCGCTTGATGGACGTGAAATTCAGGTGGGAGAGCTGACGGCACTAGGGCAAGGACATTATTTTAAACCCAATAATCCCACTTATTTACTGTCCTGCCGGAAAGAGGCAGAGCAAAAGGAGCAGGATAATGCCTAA